The following proteins come from a genomic window of Drosophila sulfurigaster albostrigata strain 15112-1811.04 chromosome X, ASM2355843v2, whole genome shotgun sequence:
- the LOC133848132 gene encoding protein suppressor of forked, protein MTSARDLIKIDIEWGMERLVRAQQVVELRPYDIESWSVMLREAQTRPIHEVRSLYESLVNVFPTTARYWKLYIEMEMRSRYYERVEKLFQRCLVKILNIDLWKLYLTYVKETKAGLSTHKEKMAQAYDFALEKIGMDLHSFSIWQDYIYFLRGVEAVGNYAENQKITAVRRVYQKAVVTPIVGIEQLWKDYIAFEHNINPIISEKMSLERSKDYMNARRVAKELEYHTKGLNRNLPAVPPTLTKEEMKQVELWKRFITYEKSNPLRTEDTALVTRRVMFATEQCLLVLTHHPAVWHQASQFLDTSARVLTEKGDVQAAKIFADECANILERSINGVLNRNALLYFAYADFEEGRLKYEKVHSMYNKLLTLPDIDPTLVYVQYMKFARRAEGIKSARGIFKKAREDVRSRYHIFVAAALMEYYCSKDKEIAFRIFELGLKRFGGSPEYVMCYIDYLSHLNEDNNTRVLFERVLSSGGLSPHKSVEVWNRFLEFESNIGDLSSIVKVERRRSAVFENLKEYEGKETAQLVDRYKFLDLYPCTSTELKSIGYAENLGIILNKVGGGGGVVGVGANSHNNDAEADGEAAQPLPRPDFTQMIPFKPRSCAHPGAHPLAGGVFPQPPALAALCAALPPPNSFRGPFVSVELLFDIFMRLNLPESAPQPNGDNDLTPKIFDLAKSVHWIVDTSTYTGVQHSVTAMPPRRRRLLPGGDDSDDELQNSAPPTNDIYRLRQLKRFAKSN, encoded by the exons ATGACTTCTGCAAGGGATTTGATAAAAATTGACATA GAATGGGGCATGGAACGTTTGGTGCGCGCCCAACAAGTTGTCGAGCTGCGTCCCTACGACATCGAATCGTGGTCGGTGATGTTGCGTGAGGCACAAACGCGTCCCATTCACGAAGTGCGCAGTCTGTACGAGTCGCTGGTGAATGTGTTCCCCACCACAGCACGATACTGGAAGCTCTACATAGAGATGGAGATGCGCAGCCGTTATTACGAACGTGTGGAGAAGCTCTTCCAACGTTGCCTGGTCAAAATCTTGAACATTGATTTATGGAAACTCTACTTGACTTATGTGAAGGAAACCAAAGCGGGTCTCAGCACGCACAA AGAAAAGATGGCTCAGGCTTATGACTTTGCGCTGGAGAAGATTGGCATGGATTTGCATTCGTTTAGTATTTGGCAGGATTACATATACTTTTTGCGCGGCGTCGAAGCCGTGGGTAACTATGCCGAGAATCAGAAGATCACCGCTGTGCGACGTGTGTATCAAAAGGCCGTTGTGACTCCCATTGTGGGCATCGAGCAGCTGTGGAAGGATTACATTGCGTTCGAGCATAACATCAATCCGATTATTTCGGAGAAAATGAGTCTAGAGCGTTCCAA GGATTATATGAATGCACGACGTGTGGCAAAGGAATTGGAATATCATACAAAGGGATTGAATCGCAATTTGCCAGCGGTGCCACCGACACTGACCAAGGAGGAGATGAAACAAGTGGAGCTGTGGAAACGTTTCATTACCTATGAAAAATCGAATCCGTTGCGCACCGAGGACACGGCCCTAGTGACGCGTCGCGTCATGTTTGCCACCGAACAGTGTCTGCTGGTGTTGACCCATCATCCGGCCGTTTGGCATCAGGCATCGCAGTTTCTGGATACCAGCGCACGTGTTCTCACCGAGAAAGGC GATGTGCAGGCGGCCAAAATCTTTGCGGATGAGTGTGCCAATATCTTGGAGCGTTCCATAAACGGTGTACTAAATCGAAATGCCTTGCTCTATTTTGCTTATGCGGACTTTGAGGAGGGACGTCTCAAGTACGAGAAAGTGCACAGCATGTACAACAAGCTGCTCACGCTGCCCGACATTGATCCCACGCTG GTCTATGTGCAGTACATGAAGTTTGCGAGACGCGCCGAGGGCATCAAATCAGCGCGTGGCATCTTCAAGAAGGCTCGCGAGGATGTTCGCTCACGTTACCACATCTTTGTGGCGGCCGCACTGATGGAATATTATTGCTCGAAGGACAAGGAGATTGCATTTCGTATCTTTGAATTGGGATTGAAGCGTTTCGGCGGCAGTCCCGAGTACGTCATGTGCTACATTGATTATCTGTCGCATCTCAACGAGGATAACAATACGCGGGTCCTTTTCGAGCGTGTCCTGAGCTCGGGCGGACTGTCGCCACACAAGAGCGTGGAGGTGTGGAACCGTTTTCTCGAATTCGAGTCGAATATCGGTGACTTGTCCAGCATTGTAAAGGTGGAGCGGCGTCGCAGTGctgtatttgaaaat CTTAAAGAGTACGAGGGCAAGGAGACGGCACAGCTGGTGGATCGCTACAAGTTTCTCGATCTGTATCCCTGCACGAGCACCGAACTCAAGTCCATTGGATATGCTGAG AATTTGGGCATCATATTGAACAAAGtgggaggcggcggcggcgttgTCGGTGTTGGAGCCAATAGTCACAACAACGATGCCGAGGCCGATGGCGAGGCAGCGCAACCGTTGCCACGTCCTGACTTCACACAGATGATTCCCTTCAAGCCGCGCTCCTGCGCTCATCCCGGTGCACATCCGCTCGCCGGCGGCGTCTTTCCACAGCCGCCGGCATTGGCGGCGCTTTGTGCCGCTCTGCCGCCGCCCAACAGCTTCCGTGGCCCGTTCGTCAGCGTGGAGCTGCTCTTCGACATCTTTATGCGTCTCAATCTGCCAGAGT CTGCACCTCAACCGAATGGCGACAACGATCTGACGCCCAAGATCTTTGATCTGGCCAAATCGGTGCACTGGATTGTGGACACGAGCACGTACACAGGAGTGCAGCACAGCGTGACAGCGATGCCGCCacgacgtcgtcgtctgcTGCCTGGTGGCGATGACAGCGATGATGAGCTGCAGAATTCGGCGCCGCCCACCAACGATATTTATCGCCTGCGACAACTCAAGCGTTTCGCCAAATCCAATTGA